A window from Hemicordylus capensis ecotype Gifberg chromosome 2, rHemCap1.1.pri, whole genome shotgun sequence encodes these proteins:
- the ATP5MC2 gene encoding ATP synthase F(0) complex subunit C2, mitochondrial — MYTCAKFVSAPTLVNSSRLLCRPISASVLNRPEVRTDETRCISAAQNKLLPILLREFQTTAISRDIDTAAKFIGAGAATVGVAGSGAGIGTVFGSLIIGYARNPSLKQQLFSYAILGFALSEAMGLFCLMVAFLILFAM, encoded by the exons ATGTATACCTGTGCAAAGTTCGTCTCTGCTCCCACCCTT GTGAACAGTTCCCGGCTGCTCTGCAGACCCATATCTGCCTCCGTGCTGAACAGACCTGAGGTCAGGACAGATGAG ACCCGCTGTATCTCGGCTGCTCAGAATAAACTCTTGCCGATATTGCTCCGGGAGTTTCAGACGACTGCCATCTCCCGGGACATTGATACTGCTGCCAAGTTTATCGGTGCTGGTGCTGCTACTGTGGGTGTAGCTGGCTCTGGTGCTGGCATTGGGACCGTATTTGGCAGTCTCATCATTGGCTATGCCAG AAACCCCTCCCTGAAGCAGCAGCTCTTCTCCTATGCCATCCTGGGTTTTGCactctctgaggccatggggctGTTCTGTTTGATGGTGGCATTCCTCATTCTTTTTGCCATGTGA